A single region of the Nicotiana sylvestris chromosome 6, ASM39365v2, whole genome shotgun sequence genome encodes:
- the LOC104248499 gene encoding transcription factor MTB3 has translation MGEKLFMKEEERVIMEGVLGREAVEFFTWSASNSMLMEFTSSRGDLGVQQSLCKIVEGSDWTYAIYWQVAKSKSGKSALIWGDGHCREAKMGQSEGGNDSEHQKMMDGNKKKLVLQKIHTCFGGSADDNIAAKLDSVSDVEVFYLTSMYYIFPFEKPSSPSQSFNSARSIWVSDVRGCLEHFQSRSYLAKLARFETLVFIPLKSGVVELGSLKSIPEDQNLIQTVKTSVVVSNPPQPKAIPKIFGRELSLGGSKSGPISINFSPKVEEDLSFATDAYEVQAALGSSQVYGNSSNGYRSDEGEGKLELDERKPRKRGRKPANGREEALNHVEAERQRREKLNQRFYALRAVVPNISKMDKASLLGDAIAYITDLQAKIRVLDAEKEMVNDQQKQQAPLEIDFHQRQDDAVVRVGCPLNAHPVSRVLKTFQEHQIVAQESNVSLTENSEIVHTFSIRAPGGAAENLKEKLTAALSK, from the coding sequence ATGGGGGAGAAACTTTTTATGAAGGAAGAGGAAAGGGTTATTATGGAGGGAGTATTGGGAAGAGAAGCAGTAGAATTTTTCACCTGGTCAGCTTCCAATAGCATGCTCATGGAATTTACTTCGTCGAGAGGGGATTTGGGCGTGCAGCAATCGCTTTGCAAGATTGTCGAGGGGTCTGATTGGACTTACGCAATCTATTGGCAAGTTGCAAAGTCGAAATCGGGGAAATCAGCTTTGATATGGGGTGATGGACATTGCCGAGAAGCAAAGATGGGACAAAGTGAAGGCGGGAATGATTCCGAGCATCAGAAAATGATGGATGGAAACAAGAAAAAACTTGTTCTTCAAAAGATTCACACTTGCTTTGGAGGGTCAGCAGATGATAATATTGCTGCCAAGTTGGATTCTGTCTCGGACGTGGAGGTGTTTTATCTCACGTCAATGTATTATATCTTCCCTTTTGAGAAGCCTTCTAGTCCTTCTCAATCATTTAATTCTGCTAGATCAATATGGGTTTCCGATGTAAGAGGTTGCTTAGAACATTTCCAATCAAGATCTTATCTAGCAAAGTTGGCTCGATTTGAGACACTAGTATTTATTCCGCTGAAATCAGGGGTCGTGGAGCTTGGTTCTCTAAAGTCAATTCCAGAAGATCAGAATTTGATTCAGACGGTGAAAACATCGGTGGTGGTATCTAATCCTCCACAACCTAAAGCAATTCCAAAGATATTTGGGCGGGAACTCAGTCTCGGTGGTTCTAAGTCGGGTCCCATCAGCATAAATTTTTCTCCGAAGGTGGAAGAAGATCTGAGTTTTGCTACAGATGCTTACGAAGTACAAGCAGCGCTAGGTAGTTCTCAAGTTTATGGAAACTCATCGAATGGGTATCGAAGCGATGAAGGTGAAGGGAAACTTGAATTAGATGAACGGAAGCCAAGAAAAAGAGGCAGAAAGCCGGCCAATGGGAGAGAAGAAGCATTGAATCATGTTGAAGCAGAGAGGCAGAGGCGCGAGAAGCTTAACCAGAGGTTTTACGCTTTAAGAGCAGTTGTTCCAAATATCTCAAAGATGGATAAAGCATCGCTGCTTGGAGATGCAATTGCATATATCACAGATCTTCAggctaaaattagggttttagatGCTGAGAAGGAGATGGTAAACGACCAGCAAAAACAGcaggctcccctggaaattgatTTTCATCAAAGACAAGATGATGCAGTTGTAAGAGTAGGCTGCCCTTTGAATGCTCACCCTGTTTCTAGAGTTCTGAAGACATTTCAAGAACATCAAATAGTGGCACAAGAATCCAATGTCTCATTAACAGAAAACAGTGAAATCGTCCACACATTCTCTATACGAGCTCCTGGTGGTGCTGCTGAGAATTTGAAGGAAAAGCTCACAGCTGCTCTATCCAAATGA